One region of Limnospira fusiformis SAG 85.79 genomic DNA includes:
- a CDS encoding ribonuclease Z, with product MQITFLGTSSGVPTRSRNVSSIALRLPQRAELWLFDCGEGTQHQFLRSELKVSQLSRIFITHMHGDHIFGLMGLLATCGLAGNANRIDIYGPPELEDYLKSCTRYSQTHFSYPVKVHRVKPGIIYEDEEYIVRCGPLKHRVPAFGYRIEEKDRPGRFYVEKAQALGIPPGPIYGKLKNGEIVTLPDGRQINGSALCGKPEIGRKLVYCTDTVLCEGAIELSTGADVLIHEATFSHLDADMAFQRLHSTSTMAAQVALAAGVKTLLMTHFSPRYAPGNDIVLEDLLKEARAIFPHTKMAYDFMSYEIPRNQELVVAS from the coding sequence TTGCAGATTACATTTTTAGGCACAAGTTCAGGAGTTCCCACGCGATCGCGAAATGTTTCTAGTATCGCCCTACGTCTTCCCCAAAGGGCAGAACTTTGGTTATTTGACTGCGGAGAAGGAACCCAACATCAGTTTTTGCGTAGTGAATTAAAAGTCAGCCAACTGAGTCGTATTTTTATCACACATATGCACGGTGATCACATTTTTGGTTTAATGGGATTACTAGCTACCTGTGGTTTAGCCGGAAATGCTAACCGCATAGATATCTACGGACCCCCAGAATTAGAAGATTACTTAAAATCCTGCACTCGCTATTCTCAAACCCACTTTTCTTATCCGGTAAAAGTCCATCGCGTTAAACCTGGAATAATTTACGAAGACGAGGAATATATTGTCCGTTGTGGACCTCTCAAACATCGAGTTCCCGCCTTTGGATATCGGATCGAAGAAAAGGATCGCCCCGGACGTTTTTATGTGGAAAAAGCTCAAGCCTTGGGGATTCCACCCGGACCGATTTATGGTAAACTGAAAAATGGGGAAATTGTCACCCTTCCAGATGGTCGTCAAATTAACGGTTCTGCTCTTTGTGGAAAACCGGAAATCGGCCGTAAATTGGTTTATTGTACGGATACTGTCTTGTGTGAGGGGGCGATCGAATTATCCACAGGTGCAGATGTTCTCATACACGAGGCTACATTTTCTCATCTTGATGCTGATATGGCATTTCAGCGACTGCATTCTACGTCTACAATGGCGGCGCAGGTGGCTTTGGCTGCGGGAGTCAAAACTCTATTAATGACGCATTTTAGCCCCCGCTATGCACCGGGAAATGATATAGTTTTGGAGGATTTGTTAAAGGAAGCTAGGGCAATTTTTCCCCATACCAAAATGGCCTATGATTTTATGAGTTATGAGATTCCCAGAAATCAGGAATTAGTAGTAGCTTCTTGA
- a CDS encoding phytoene desaturase has translation MNIIIIGSGLGGLAAGIRLQALGHQVTIVEKRDKPGGRAYCYQQDGFTFDGGPTIITAPGLIEDLFTLADRSMSDYVQLVKLDPFYRVRFPDGSVFNYNDNYEQLIEQIREFNPGDVQGYQRFCRAADLVFSKGLPLMTKPFHKFRDMLKVAPAMIQLQSYKSVAGFVNQYIQDERLRQVFSFHPLLIGGNPFNSTSIYAMIHKLEQVFGIWFAMGGTGALVAALVRLFEEIGGVLCVNAEVEEIVIDEATRKAKGVILKSQEMWEAEAVVSNGDVAFTYLNLISPKFRRKYSDRQIKSLRHSISLFVVYFGTNRRYNNMAHHEIIMGPNYRELMDDLFRRKHLSSDFALYLHRPTATDPSLAPSGCDCWYVLSPVPNLAGDTDWKIMAKPYRDRLIQFLENQYMPNLSQHIVTENYIDPLHFQNTLNSYLGSAFSLEPTLMQSAWFRPHNVSEDIPNLYFVGAGTHPGAGIPGVISSAKIVSNLVGKA, from the coding sequence ATGAATATTATCATTATTGGCAGTGGATTGGGTGGATTGGCTGCGGGGATTCGGTTGCAGGCTTTAGGTCATCAAGTAACTATTGTTGAGAAGCGAGATAAACCGGGAGGGCGGGCTTATTGCTATCAGCAGGATGGTTTTACCTTTGATGGCGGTCCCACCATTATTACCGCTCCTGGATTAATTGAGGATTTATTTACTTTAGCCGATCGCTCCATGTCGGATTATGTACAATTAGTCAAACTAGACCCTTTTTATCGGGTCAGATTTCCTGATGGTTCAGTGTTTAACTATAATGATAACTACGAGCAACTTATCGAGCAAATTCGAGAGTTTAATCCTGGGGATGTACAGGGATATCAAAGATTCTGTCGGGCGGCGGATTTAGTCTTTAGTAAAGGATTGCCTTTGATGACTAAACCTTTTCATAAATTTAGGGATATGCTGAAAGTTGCGCCCGCCATGATACAACTTCAATCCTATAAATCTGTGGCGGGATTTGTGAATCAATATATACAGGATGAACGGTTGCGCCAGGTGTTTAGTTTTCATCCTTTATTGATTGGTGGAAATCCTTTTAATAGTACATCGATTTATGCCATGATTCATAAACTTGAACAGGTTTTTGGGATTTGGTTTGCGATGGGGGGGACGGGGGCTTTGGTGGCGGCTTTGGTGCGACTTTTTGAGGAGATAGGGGGGGTTTTATGTGTCAATGCGGAAGTTGAGGAAATTGTGATTGATGAGGCTACCAGAAAAGCTAAGGGGGTGATTTTGAAGAGTCAGGAAATGTGGGAAGCTGAGGCGGTAGTGAGTAATGGTGATGTGGCGTTTACTTATCTCAATTTAATCTCACCCAAATTTAGGAGAAAATATAGCGATCGCCAAATTAAAAGCCTGCGCCATTCAATTTCTCTATTTGTAGTTTACTTTGGTACCAATAGACGTTATAATAATATGGCACACCATGAAATTATCATGGGACCAAATTATCGAGAATTAATGGATGATTTGTTTAGGCGAAAACACCTATCATCAGATTTTGCTCTGTATTTACACCGTCCTACGGCGACTGACCCATCCTTAGCGCCATCGGGTTGTGATTGTTGGTATGTGCTATCTCCGGTTCCTAATTTAGCAGGAGATACGGACTGGAAAATCATGGCAAAACCTTATCGCGATCGCCTAATTCAATTTTTAGAAAATCAATATATGCCCAATTTATCCCAACATATTGTCACCGAAAATTATATAGATCCGCTGCATTTTCAAAATACCCTTAACAGCTATTTAGGAAGTGCATTTTCCCTAGAACCTACCTTAATGCAGTCCGCTTGGTTTCGTCCCCATAATGTCAGTGAAGATATCCCTAATTTGTATTTTGTCGGGGCGGGTACTCATCCGGGCGCGGGGATTCCAGGGGTGATCAGTTCGGCTAAAATTGTGTCTAATTTGGTGGGTAAAGCGTGA
- the ycf46 gene encoding stress-responsive protein Ycf46, with protein MQEELSILIEARYPLIYLVTFEEERSEQAIATIAQNSKRQREVYVWTVTRGLTQYSGEQARNTVQSNTVSPQAAIEWVIRHREPNASGSIYIFKDLHPFKDSPEVTRCLRDAIANFKNTNKTIILMSPVQEVPIELEKEVVVLDFPLPDMTELNQVLSAQLEQSRSKRINTETREKLLKATLGLTKDEAEKVYRKAHVTAGRLTDKEVEIVLSEKKQLIRRNGILEFIDVDETIDAVGGLEELKHWLQQRSNAFTERAREYGLPQPKGMLILGIPGCGKSLIAKTTSRLWGLPLLRLDMGRVYDGSMVGRSEANLRNALKTAESISPAILFIDELDKSFAGGSGSADSDGGTSSRIFGSFLTWMQEKQSPVFVMATANRVERLPGEFLRKGRFDEIFFVDLPTKEERQAIFQIHLSKRRSDIDRFDIDQLSTISEGFSGAEIEQALIAAMYEAFAQDREFTQLDIIAAIKATLPLSKTMKEQVTALRDWARQRARPAASSVAEYQRMEF; from the coding sequence ATGCAAGAAGAACTTAGTATCCTAATTGAAGCTCGATATCCTCTGATCTACCTCGTGACTTTCGAGGAGGAGCGGTCTGAGCAGGCGATCGCCACCATTGCACAGAACTCGAAGCGCCAGCGGGAAGTATACGTTTGGACAGTAACGAGGGGACTGACCCAATACAGCGGGGAGCAAGCCCGTAACACAGTACAGTCTAACACCGTATCACCGCAAGCCGCGATCGAATGGGTAATTCGGCACAGAGAACCAAATGCTAGTGGCAGTATTTACATCTTTAAGGACTTGCACCCCTTTAAGGATTCCCCAGAGGTAACCCGGTGTTTACGCGATGCGATCGCTAACTTCAAAAACACAAACAAGACAATCATCTTGATGTCTCCAGTGCAAGAAGTACCCATCGAGCTAGAAAAAGAAGTAGTGGTTCTTGACTTCCCCCTACCGGACATGACAGAACTCAATCAGGTACTGTCCGCCCAACTTGAGCAAAGCCGTTCTAAGCGCATCAACACCGAAACCAGGGAAAAACTCTTGAAGGCTACCCTAGGTTTAACAAAAGATGAAGCTGAGAAAGTGTACCGCAAAGCCCATGTAACGGCAGGTAGGCTGACTGATAAAGAGGTTGAAATTGTTCTGTCTGAGAAAAAACAACTCATTCGGCGCAATGGCATCCTAGAGTTCATAGATGTTGATGAAACCATTGATGCCGTTGGGGGCTTAGAAGAGCTAAAACACTGGTTACAGCAGCGTTCTAATGCCTTTACCGAACGAGCCCGAGAGTATGGTCTACCCCAACCCAAAGGGATGCTAATTTTGGGAATTCCCGGTTGTGGAAAATCCCTGATAGCTAAAACTACATCTAGGCTGTGGGGTTTACCCCTGTTGCGATTAGATATGGGTCGGGTCTATGATGGCTCCATGGTAGGGCGATCGGAAGCCAACCTTCGTAACGCCCTCAAAACGGCAGAATCGATTTCTCCAGCCATCCTATTCATCGATGAATTAGACAAATCCTTTGCCGGAGGGAGTGGCTCTGCTGATTCAGACGGTGGCACATCTAGCCGCATCTTTGGTTCTTTCCTAACCTGGATGCAAGAGAAACAATCCCCCGTGTTCGTGATGGCAACCGCCAACCGAGTCGAAAGGCTTCCCGGTGAGTTCCTCAGAAAAGGACGATTTGACGAAATCTTTTTTGTAGACTTACCCACCAAGGAAGAACGACAAGCTATTTTTCAGATTCACCTCTCCAAACGTCGCTCAGATATTGATCGCTTTGATATCGATCAGCTCTCTACCATATCTGAGGGCTTCTCAGGAGCGGAAATTGAGCAAGCCCTAATCGCTGCCATGTATGAGGCATTTGCTCAGGATCGCGAGTTTACGCAGCTCGACATCATCGCCGCCATTAAGGCAACCCTACCGCTGTCCAAAACTATGAAGGAACAGGTCACAGCGCTACGAGACTGGGCCAGACAGCGGGCGCGACCGGCTGCGTCCTCCGTCGCTGAATATCAGCGCATGGAGTTCTAA
- a CDS encoding DUF1257 domain-containing protein has protein sequence MSHFSTLRTKITDAEILKSSLRDLGISVNSNADVRGYNGQRVRADLVAVLDGEYDLGWSRNSDGSYDLIADLWGVAKKHNQTELINSINQKYAVNKTLADVKQRGLQGANVKLVVQK, from the coding sequence ATGTCTCACTTTAGCACACTGCGTACCAAGATCACCGATGCCGAAATCCTGAAATCTTCTCTGCGTGATCTGGGTATCTCTGTGAATTCCAACGCTGACGTTCGCGGTTACAACGGCCAGCGCGTCCGTGCCGACTTGGTTGCCGTCCTTGATGGCGAGTATGACCTGGGTTGGTCTCGCAATAGCGATGGAAGCTACGATTTGATCGCTGACCTGTGGGGTGTTGCTAAAAAACACAACCAAACTGAGTTGATCAACTCTATTAATCAAAAATACGCCGTTAACAAGACTTTGGCTGATGTTAAGCAGCGTGGTCTCCAAGGCGCAAACGTCAAACTGGTTGTTCAAAAATAG